From a region of the Bradyrhizobium diazoefficiens genome:
- a CDS encoding TetR/AcrR family transcriptional regulator: MTASVRDDLLAAGLIVFDRVGFEAATVAAIRARARASNGSFFHAFGSKKELAGALFLEVLRHYHAAMLAALDPVPDAEQGIDRLIRAHLDWVVTSRREARYLFEISRSEWGEDVRDAQRAQNARLADGIERWRAPLVARGELLPMTPVMFVSQLIGPAQIFCRAFLSGRDRADPRVEADTLIACAGRALRPPERIIKT; encoded by the coding sequence ATGACGGCGAGCGTGCGAGACGATCTGTTGGCGGCCGGACTGATCGTGTTCGACCGCGTCGGCTTCGAAGCTGCGACGGTGGCTGCGATCCGTGCGCGGGCGCGCGCCTCCAATGGCAGCTTCTTTCACGCCTTCGGCTCGAAGAAGGAGCTCGCCGGTGCGCTGTTCCTGGAGGTCTTGCGCCACTATCACGCCGCGATGCTGGCCGCACTCGATCCTGTGCCCGACGCGGAGCAGGGCATCGATCGGCTGATCCGTGCACATCTTGACTGGGTCGTGACCAGCCGGCGGGAGGCGCGCTACCTCTTCGAGATTTCGCGGAGCGAGTGGGGCGAGGACGTTCGCGACGCCCAGCGCGCGCAGAATGCGCGGCTGGCCGACGGCATCGAGCGCTGGCGCGCGCCCTTGGTTGCGCGCGGCGAGCTCTTGCCTATGACGCCGGTGATGTTCGTCAGCCAGCTCATCGGACCGGCGCAGATCTTCTGCCGCGCTTTCCTGTCGGGACGCGACCGCGCCGATCCGCGCGTCGAGGCCGATACGCTGATCGCCTGCGCCGGCCGTGCGCTGCGTCCGCCGGAACGCATCATCAAGACATAA
- the fabD gene encoding ACP S-malonyltransferase translates to MTAAFTFPGQGSQAVGMGKALADAFPVARVVFDEVDAALGEKLTAIIWDGPAETLQLTENAQPALMAVSVATLRVLEAEAGFSVGRDAAFVAGHSLGEYSALAAAGSLTVSDTARLLRTRGLAMQKAVPVGAGAMAALLGLDYETAMEIANEAAQGQVCQTANDNGGGQVVVSGDKAAVDRAVEIAKTKGAKRAMLLPVSAPFHCKLMQPAADAMAEALSKVSIKAPAAPLVSNVLASAITDPDEIRRRLVEQVTGTVRWRESVAYMAGQGVTRFFEIGAGKVLTGLVKRIADGAVGVAVGGPNDIAAAKDALAAAKQA, encoded by the coding sequence ATGACGGCAGCATTCACATTTCCAGGGCAGGGATCCCAGGCGGTTGGCATGGGCAAGGCCCTGGCCGACGCTTTTCCGGTGGCGCGCGTCGTGTTCGATGAGGTCGATGCCGCGCTTGGGGAGAAGCTGACGGCCATCATTTGGGATGGTCCGGCCGAAACTCTCCAGCTCACCGAAAACGCCCAGCCGGCGCTGATGGCGGTGTCTGTAGCCACCCTGCGCGTGCTGGAGGCCGAGGCTGGTTTTTCCGTGGGACGAGACGCGGCCTTCGTCGCCGGCCATTCGCTCGGCGAATATTCGGCACTGGCTGCGGCCGGCAGCCTGACGGTTTCGGATACCGCTCGTCTGCTTCGCACCCGCGGTCTCGCAATGCAAAAGGCGGTGCCGGTCGGCGCCGGCGCGATGGCCGCGCTGCTTGGTCTGGACTACGAGACCGCCATGGAGATCGCCAATGAGGCGGCGCAGGGCCAGGTCTGCCAGACCGCGAACGACAACGGCGGCGGGCAAGTGGTCGTCTCAGGCGACAAGGCCGCGGTCGATCGCGCCGTCGAGATCGCCAAGACCAAGGGCGCCAAGCGCGCGATGCTGTTGCCGGTGTCCGCCCCCTTCCATTGCAAGCTGATGCAGCCGGCCGCGGACGCCATGGCGGAGGCGCTCTCAAAGGTCTCGATCAAGGCGCCGGCCGCGCCGCTGGTGTCGAACGTGCTGGCGAGCGCCATCACCGATCCCGACGAGATCCGCCGCCGTCTGGTCGAGCAGGTCACCGGAACGGTGCGCTGGCGTGAGTCGGTTGCCTATATGGCAGGGCAGGGCGTCACCCGTTTCTTCGAGATCGGCGCCGGCAAGGTGCTGACGGGTCTCGTCAAGCGCATTGCGGACGGTGCCGTCGGCGTTGCGGTCGGGGGTCCCAACGACATTGCCGCCGCCAAGGATGCACTGGCCGCTGCGAAGCAGGCCTGA
- the gmk gene encoding guanylate kinase, translated as MTTGGHGTDGVERRGLMFVLSSPSGAGKTTLSRLLMERMSGLKMSVSATTRPMRPGEVNGKDYLFVDKSRFEAMVKGDELLEWATVFDNSYGTPRAPVEAALSSGQDVLFDIDWQGTQQLREKARADVVSVFILPPSAGDLEKRLHSRAQDSDEVIRKRMSRASHEMSHWAEYDYIVINHDVDEAFAEVQSILKAERLKRERRIGLVGFVRGLQGQLQG; from the coding sequence ATGACGACAGGCGGTCACGGAACTGACGGTGTCGAGCGGCGCGGCTTGATGTTCGTGCTGTCCTCGCCCTCGGGCGCGGGCAAGACGACGCTGTCGCGTCTTTTGATGGAGCGCATGTCCGGCCTGAAAATGTCGGTCTCCGCGACCACGCGGCCGATGCGGCCGGGTGAGGTCAACGGCAAGGATTATCTGTTCGTCGACAAGTCCCGATTCGAAGCGATGGTGAAGGGCGACGAGCTGTTGGAATGGGCGACGGTGTTCGACAACAGCTACGGCACGCCGCGTGCGCCGGTTGAAGCCGCGCTATCCTCCGGGCAGGACGTGCTGTTCGATATCGATTGGCAGGGCACGCAGCAGCTGCGTGAAAAGGCTCGCGCCGACGTGGTCAGCGTCTTTATCCTGCCGCCCTCGGCCGGCGATCTCGAGAAGCGGCTGCATTCGCGCGCGCAGGATTCCGACGAGGTCATCCGCAAGCGCATGAGCCGGGCCAGCCACGAGATGAGCCACTGGGCCGAGTACGACTACATCGTGATCAACCACGACGTCGACGAGGCCTTCGCCGAGGTGCAGTCGATCCTGAAGGCCGAGCGCCTCAAGCGCGAGCGGCGGATTGGCCTCGTTGGTTTCGTGCGAGGCTTGCAAGGTCAGCTTCAGGGCTAG
- the rpsR gene encoding 30S ribosomal protein S18, producing MAEAGARRPFFRRRKSCPFTGANAPKIDYKDSKLLMRYVSERGKIVPSRITAVSAKKQRELARAIKRARFLGLLPYVIR from the coding sequence ATGGCTGAAGCTGGTGCACGTCGCCCGTTTTTCCGTCGTCGCAAGAGCTGCCCGTTCACGGGCGCCAATGCTCCCAAGATCGACTACAAGGACTCCAAGCTGCTGATGCGTTACGTCTCCGAGCGCGGCAAGATCGTGCCGAGCCGCATCACGGCTGTGTCCGCGAAGAAGCAGCGTGAGCTCGCCCGCGCCATCAAGCGCGCGCGCTTCCTGGGCCTCCTGCCCTACGTCATTCGCTAA
- the fabF gene encoding beta-ketoacyl-ACP synthase II has translation MRRVVVTGLGMVSPLGCGVEPTWKRILNGESGARRIESFDVSDLQTKYACTVVRGDGTNDTFNPDKWMEPKDQRKVDDFIIFGMAAAGQALDDANWHPETEEDKCATGTMIGSGIGGLSGIAETAILLKERGPRRVSPFFIPGRLINLASGYVSIAHGLKGPNHSVVTACSTGAHAVGDAARLIALGDADVMVAGGAESPVSRIGIAGFNAARALSTAFNETPEKASRPYDKDRDGFVMGEGAGVLVLEELEHARRRGARIYAEVIGYGLSGDAYHITSPAPDGDGGFRSMSAALKRAGLTASDLDYINAHGTSTPLGDEIELGAVERLLGNATSKVAMSSTKSSTGHLLGAAGAIEAIFAILAIRDNVVPPTINLDNPSVATAIDLVPHTAKKREVNVALSNSFGFGGTNASVIVRRLAS, from the coding sequence ATGAGGCGGGTTGTCGTCACGGGTCTCGGCATGGTCTCGCCACTCGGCTGCGGCGTCGAGCCGACCTGGAAGCGCATCCTCAACGGCGAAAGCGGTGCGCGCAGGATCGAGAGCTTCGATGTCTCCGATCTCCAGACGAAATACGCCTGCACGGTCGTGCGCGGCGACGGCACCAACGACACCTTCAATCCCGACAAGTGGATGGAGCCGAAGGACCAGCGCAAGGTCGACGACTTCATCATCTTCGGCATGGCTGCGGCCGGCCAGGCGCTCGACGATGCCAACTGGCATCCCGAGACCGAAGAGGACAAATGCGCGACCGGCACCATGATCGGGTCGGGCATCGGCGGCCTCAGCGGTATCGCCGAGACCGCGATCCTCCTCAAGGAGCGCGGACCGCGCCGGGTGTCACCGTTCTTCATTCCGGGCCGCCTGATCAATCTCGCTTCCGGCTACGTCTCGATCGCACATGGGCTAAAGGGACCGAACCATTCGGTGGTCACGGCCTGCTCGACCGGGGCGCATGCGGTCGGCGATGCCGCCCGCCTCATTGCGCTTGGCGATGCCGACGTGATGGTTGCAGGTGGCGCCGAATCGCCGGTCAGCCGTATCGGCATTGCCGGCTTCAACGCCGCCCGCGCACTCTCGACCGCCTTCAACGAGACACCCGAGAAGGCCTCGCGCCCCTACGACAAGGATCGCGACGGCTTCGTGATGGGCGAGGGCGCCGGTGTCCTCGTCCTGGAAGAGCTCGAGCATGCGAGGCGCCGCGGCGCCAGGATCTATGCCGAGGTGATCGGCTACGGTCTTTCGGGTGATGCCTATCACATTACGTCGCCGGCGCCCGATGGCGATGGCGGCTTCCGCAGCATGTCGGCGGCGCTCAAGCGCGCCGGCCTCACGGCATCCGACCTCGACTATATCAACGCGCACGGCACCTCGACGCCGCTCGGCGACGAGATCGAGCTCGGTGCCGTCGAGCGTCTGCTCGGCAATGCCACCTCCAAGGTTGCGATGTCCTCGACCAAGTCTTCGACCGGTCATCTCCTTGGCGCGGCCGGTGCGATCGAAGCGATCTTCGCCATTCTCGCGATTCGCGATAATGTCGTGCCGCCGACCATCAACCTCGACAATCCGTCGGTGGCGACTGCGATTGATCTCGTGCCGCATACGGCGAAGAAGCGTGAGGTCAACGTCGCCTTGTCGAACTCTTTTGGTTTTGGCGGTACCAACGCGTCGGTGATCGTCCGACGCCTGGCCAGTTAG
- a CDS encoding YicC/YloC family endoribonuclease → MALSSMTGFARCHGASGPYTFEWELKSVNAKGFDLRVRLPQGFDELEAHAKKRAGELLSRGTVYANLNVKRANAAATVRVNEDVLNAVLKAAAVIAGKVDAVAPSVDGLLAIKGVVEVAEPEGDEEEDKAARLAAAEAFDKALADLVEMRRREGSSLGQILTQRVDEVEQLAKKAEAAPGRKPEAIKARLAEQIAALLDTSDRFDSDRLMQEAILIATKADIREELDRIASHVAQARELIGKGGPIGRKLDFLAQEFHREVNTCCSKSNDIELTNTGLAMKNVVEQFREQVQNLE, encoded by the coding sequence ATGGCGCTGTCGTCCATGACCGGCTTTGCGAGATGCCACGGCGCAAGCGGGCCGTACACGTTCGAATGGGAATTGAAGTCGGTCAACGCCAAGGGCTTTGACCTCAGGGTGCGGCTGCCGCAGGGATTCGACGAGCTCGAGGCCCACGCCAAGAAACGCGCCGGCGAGCTTTTGTCGCGCGGCACCGTCTACGCCAATCTCAACGTCAAGCGCGCCAACGCGGCCGCCACGGTTCGCGTCAACGAGGACGTGCTCAACGCCGTCCTGAAAGCCGCCGCCGTGATCGCTGGCAAGGTCGATGCGGTGGCGCCGAGCGTGGACGGCCTGCTCGCCATCAAGGGCGTCGTCGAGGTCGCCGAGCCCGAGGGCGACGAGGAGGAGGACAAGGCGGCGCGTCTCGCCGCAGCCGAGGCCTTCGACAAGGCGCTCGCCGATCTCGTCGAGATGCGCAGGCGCGAGGGGAGTTCGCTGGGGCAGATCCTGACCCAGCGGGTGGACGAGGTCGAGCAACTGGCGAAAAAGGCGGAAGCCGCGCCCGGCCGCAAGCCGGAGGCGATCAAGGCCAGGCTCGCCGAGCAGATCGCGGCGCTGCTCGATACCTCCGATCGGTTCGACTCCGACCGTCTGATGCAGGAGGCGATCCTGATCGCCACCAAGGCCGACATCCGCGAGGAGCTCGACCGCATCGCCTCCCACGTCGCGCAGGCGCGCGAGCTGATCGGCAAGGGCGGCCCGATCGGCCGCAAGCTCGACTTCCTTGCGCAGGAATTTCACCGCGAGGTCAACACCTGCTGCTCGAAATCGAACGACATCGAGCTGACCAATACCGGTCTGGCCATGAAGAATGTGGTCGAGCAGTTCCGCGAGCAGGTCCAGAATCTGGAGTGA
- the mltG gene encoding endolytic transglycosylase MltG → MSERPPISPRSPRAALEPEQVPPPPKRSDRARNPLVVVGNAIITLLLIAMLGAGGVYYYGRQLLEAPGPLKEDKIVNIPQRAGKRDIAETLNREGVTDVNPWVFIASVAALKASSDLKPGEYSFRKNASLRDVIATIVEGKVVQHAVTIPEGLTSEQIVARLSDNDIFTGSVHELPREGTLLPETYKFPRGTPREQVIQRMQQAHKRVLAEIWERRSPDVPVKTPEQLVTLASIVEKETGKPDERSRVAAVFVNRLKQRIKLQSDPTIIYGLVGGKGTLGRPIKRSEITQPSPYNTYVIEGLPPGPISNPGRASLEAAANPARTRDLYFVADGTGGHAFTETYDAHQKNVAKLRAMERQIQNDTVEPAEDAPAPAVAPGAVDPPTATTPPVRPNQQRRPPRSAPGRQGAVHPSPPVVQR, encoded by the coding sequence ATGAGTGAAAGGCCGCCCATTTCGCCCCGGAGTCCGCGGGCAGCGCTCGAGCCGGAGCAGGTCCCGCCGCCGCCGAAGCGATCGGACCGTGCGCGCAATCCTCTCGTGGTCGTCGGCAACGCCATCATTACCCTTCTGCTGATCGCCATGCTCGGCGCCGGCGGCGTCTATTATTACGGTCGGCAGCTGCTCGAGGCGCCGGGACCGCTCAAGGAAGACAAGATCGTCAACATCCCGCAGCGCGCGGGCAAGCGCGACATCGCCGAGACGCTGAACCGGGAAGGCGTCACCGACGTCAATCCGTGGGTGTTCATCGCCAGCGTCGCCGCGTTGAAGGCGAGCTCGGACCTCAAGCCGGGTGAATATTCGTTTCGGAAAAACGCGTCGCTGCGCGACGTCATCGCCACCATCGTCGAGGGCAAGGTGGTGCAGCATGCTGTCACGATTCCGGAGGGCCTGACCTCCGAGCAGATCGTCGCACGCCTGTCCGACAACGACATCTTCACCGGCAGCGTGCACGAGTTGCCGCGCGAGGGCACGCTGTTGCCGGAGACGTACAAGTTCCCGCGCGGCACCCCGCGCGAGCAGGTGATCCAGCGCATGCAGCAAGCGCACAAGCGCGTGCTCGCCGAGATCTGGGAACGCCGCAGTCCGGACGTTCCGGTCAAGACACCGGAGCAGCTGGTGACGCTGGCGTCGATCGTGGAAAAGGAGACCGGCAAGCCCGACGAGCGCAGCCGTGTCGCGGCGGTGTTCGTCAACCGCCTGAAGCAGCGGATCAAGCTGCAGTCCGATCCGACCATCATCTATGGCCTCGTCGGCGGCAAAGGCACGCTCGGCCGGCCGATCAAGCGCAGCGAGATCACGCAGCCTTCGCCCTACAATACCTATGTGATCGAAGGCCTGCCGCCGGGCCCCATCTCCAATCCCGGCCGCGCCTCGCTGGAGGCCGCCGCCAACCCGGCCCGCACCCGCGACCTCTATTTCGTCGCCGACGGCACCGGCGGGCATGCCTTCACCGAGACTTACGACGCGCATCAGAAGAACGTGGCCAAGCTCCGCGCCATGGAAAGGCAGATCCAGAACGACACGGTGGAGCCGGCCGAGGATGCGCCGGCGCCCGCCGTCGCGCCCGGCGCCGTCGATCCGCCGACGGCGACCACGCCGCCGGTCCGACCCAATCAGCAGAGAAGGCCGCCGCGCTCCGCACCGGGGAGGCAGGGCGCGGTGCACCCGTCGCCGCCAGTGGTCCAGCGCTAG
- a CDS encoding acyl carrier protein — MSDIGERVKKIVVEHLGVEPEKVVDAASFIDDLGADSLDTVELVMAFEEEFGCEIPDDAAETILTVGDATKFLEKNAKS; from the coding sequence ATGAGTGACATTGGCGAGCGGGTTAAGAAGATCGTGGTCGAACACCTTGGTGTTGAACCCGAGAAGGTTGTCGACGCTGCGAGCTTCATCGACGACCTCGGCGCCGACAGTCTGGACACCGTCGAGCTGGTGATGGCGTTCGAGGAGGAATTCGGTTGCGAGATTCCGGACGACGCCGCGGAAACGATTCTCACCGTCGGCGACGCCACGAAGTTTCTCGAGAAGAACGCGAAGAGCTAA
- the rpsF gene encoding 30S ribosomal protein S6, translating to MALYEHVFLARQDASTQQVEELTAQMTGIVEGLGGKVTKTENWGVRSLTYRMNKNRKAHFVLLNIDAPSAAIAEIERQERISEDVIRYLSVRVEELEEGPSAMMRKADRDRERDDRGGGFRGEREGGFRGDREGGFRGGDRDGGGFRGDRGPRRPREEAETTTDGE from the coding sequence ATGGCTCTTTATGAGCATGTTTTTCTCGCGCGTCAGGACGCGAGCACGCAGCAGGTCGAAGAGCTGACTGCGCAGATGACCGGTATCGTCGAGGGTCTCGGCGGCAAGGTCACCAAGACCGAGAATTGGGGCGTGCGCTCCCTCACCTACCGCATGAACAAGAATCGCAAGGCGCACTTCGTGCTGCTCAACATCGACGCGCCGTCCGCGGCGATCGCCGAGATCGAGCGCCAGGAGCGTATCAGCGAAGACGTGATCCGCTATCTCAGCGTCCGCGTCGAGGAACTCGAGGAAGGTCCGTCCGCGATGATGCGCAAGGCAGACCGCGATCGCGAGCGTGACGACCGTGGCGGCGGCTTCCGCGGCGAGCGCGAAGGCGGCTTCCGTGGTGACCGCGAGGGCGGTTTCCGTGGCGGCGATCGCGACGGCGGTGGCTTCCGCGGCGACCGCGGCCCGCGTCGCCCGCGCGAAGAAGCTGAAACCACGACGGATGGGGAGTAA
- a CDS encoding PaaI family thioesterase, translated as MRAAADPEFETIAERIHANVGRQGFMNLVGAKLSELSRGTCTIVADRRPELLQQHGFFHGGVTAFLVDNATTIAAATSRGQPALTAEYKLNLLSPAVGEKLICRARVIKPGRQVSVVAADVFCVSDGVEKHTATALASIAMLSEDLAAKAKSPAA; from the coding sequence ATGCGAGCCGCAGCAGATCCCGAATTTGAGACGATCGCCGAACGCATCCACGCCAATGTCGGCCGGCAGGGCTTCATGAACCTGGTCGGCGCAAAGCTTTCGGAATTGTCGCGCGGCACCTGTACGATCGTGGCAGACCGCCGGCCGGAATTGCTGCAGCAGCACGGCTTCTTCCACGGCGGCGTCACCGCCTTCCTGGTCGACAACGCCACGACGATCGCAGCCGCCACCTCGCGCGGCCAGCCGGCGTTGACAGCGGAATACAAGCTCAATCTGTTGTCGCCCGCAGTCGGCGAGAAGCTGATCTGCCGTGCGAGAGTGATCAAGCCGGGCCGTCAGGTGTCGGTGGTGGCGGCCGACGTGTTCTGCGTCAGCGACGGTGTCGAGAAGCACACGGCAACGGCGCTGGCCTCGATCGCGATGCTGAGCGAGGACCTTGCCGCCAAAGCGAAAAGCCCGGCCGCCTGA
- the fabG gene encoding 3-oxoacyl-[acyl-carrier-protein] reductase, translating into MFDLTGKKALVTGATGGIGRAIAQALHAQGATVAISGTRKDVLDELAGKLGERVFVLPCNLSKADEVEALVPAAETAMGQVDILIANAGITRDNLFVQLRDEDWEEVINVNLTATFRLARAATKLMMRKRFGRIIAITSIVGVTGNPGQGNYTASKAGLIGMIKTLGAEYAKRGVTANCIAPGFIKTPMTDALNDKQREAILTKVPAARLGTPEDIAAAAVYLSSNEAAYVTGQTIHVNGGMAMI; encoded by the coding sequence ATGTTCGATCTGACTGGCAAGAAGGCGCTCGTCACCGGCGCGACCGGCGGCATCGGCCGCGCGATCGCGCAGGCGCTGCACGCACAAGGCGCGACCGTTGCGATTTCCGGAACGCGCAAGGACGTGCTGGATGAGCTCGCCGGCAAGCTTGGCGAACGCGTCTTTGTGCTGCCCTGCAATCTCTCCAAGGCCGACGAGGTCGAAGCGCTGGTGCCGGCTGCGGAGACGGCAATGGGCCAGGTCGACATCCTCATCGCCAATGCCGGCATCACACGCGATAATCTCTTCGTGCAACTGCGTGACGAGGATTGGGAGGAGGTCATCAACGTCAATCTGACCGCGACTTTCCGCCTGGCACGCGCCGCTACCAAGCTGATGATGCGCAAGCGCTTCGGCCGCATCATCGCCATCACGTCGATAGTCGGCGTCACCGGCAATCCCGGGCAGGGCAATTACACGGCGTCGAAGGCGGGCCTGATCGGCATGATCAAGACGCTAGGGGCCGAATACGCCAAGCGCGGCGTGACCGCGAACTGCATCGCGCCGGGCTTCATCAAGACGCCGATGACCGACGCACTCAACGACAAGCAGCGCGAAGCGATTCTGACCAAGGTTCCGGCCGCCCGCCTGGGGACGCCTGAGGACATCGCGGCGGCCGCCGTGTACCTGAGTTCGAACGAAGCCGCCTACGTCACCGGGCAGACCATTCACGTCAATGGCGGCATGGCCATGATTTGA
- a CDS encoding TetR/AcrR family transcriptional regulator C-terminal domain-containing protein, which yields MTGDLIRAPSEASAGDPKYAARATRSAGRKMRSLLLDAASPLFRERGLAGTAITDIAAAADAFPSQITYYFRSKEALFVECACRDLLYLARATEQAALKARTPRDYTHALAETVTASDSVAFFAEALTLTRRRQDLAPLVERTIERLHGEGARAYASQVARHGWRSLRAPDESSRRFWAVAIGVILEGYAMGRSPEELCAEMLRVLGEQAKSTDAARLRLVEERDATTTPDGES from the coding sequence ATGACGGGTGATTTGATCCGGGCTCCGTCTGAGGCGTCGGCAGGCGATCCGAAATATGCCGCGCGGGCCACACGGTCGGCCGGCCGCAAGATGCGCTCGCTGCTGCTGGATGCGGCAAGTCCGCTGTTCCGGGAGCGCGGACTGGCGGGCACGGCGATCACCGACATCGCGGCCGCCGCGGACGCATTCCCGAGCCAGATCACCTACTACTTCCGCAGCAAGGAGGCGTTGTTCGTCGAATGCGCCTGCCGCGATCTATTGTATCTGGCGCGTGCGACCGAGCAGGCGGCGCTGAAGGCGCGCACGCCACGGGACTACACCCATGCGCTGGCGGAGACCGTGACGGCGAGCGATTCAGTCGCTTTCTTCGCCGAAGCGTTGACATTGACGCGGCGCCGCCAGGATCTCGCACCGCTCGTCGAGCGCACGATCGAGCGCCTGCACGGCGAAGGCGCTCGCGCCTATGCGAGCCAGGTGGCGCGGCACGGCTGGCGCTCGCTGCGCGCGCCCGACGAAAGCTCGCGGCGTTTCTGGGCCGTCGCCATCGGCGTCATTCTCGAAGGCTATGCGATGGGCCGTTCGCCCGAGGAGCTATGCGCCGAGATGCTGCGCGTGCTCGGCGAGCAGGCGAAATCCACCGACGCGGCGCGCCTGCGCCTTGTCGAGGAGCGTGACGCAACGACCACTCCGGATGGGGAGAGTTAG
- the rplI gene encoding 50S ribosomal protein L9, producing the protein MEVILLERVNKLGQMGEVVKVRDGYARNFLLKRGKALRATADNRAKYDGMKAELEARNLQAKGEASKVAEKIKGKNIIVIRQASEAGQLFGSVTVRDIVMAFETDGVHLDRPQVQLDAPIKTIGKHTVTVAVHPEVEIEITVTVARSQDEAERINRGEDISTRNEDRDAAAEAIAAAGEFFDPEAEHEEVEPAPAAEEK; encoded by the coding sequence ATGGAAGTCATTTTGCTGGAACGCGTCAACAAGCTGGGTCAGATGGGCGAGGTCGTGAAAGTTCGCGACGGCTATGCCCGCAATTTCCTGCTCAAGCGCGGCAAGGCGCTGCGCGCTACCGCCGACAACCGTGCGAAGTATGACGGCATGAAAGCCGAGCTCGAAGCCCGCAACCTCCAGGCCAAGGGCGAAGCGTCCAAGGTCGCCGAGAAGATCAAGGGCAAGAACATCATCGTGATCCGCCAGGCCTCCGAAGCCGGCCAGCTGTTCGGCTCGGTCACGGTGCGCGACATCGTCATGGCGTTCGAGACCGACGGCGTCCATCTCGACCGTCCGCAGGTGCAGCTCGACGCGCCGATCAAGACCATCGGCAAGCACACGGTCACGGTCGCCGTTCATCCCGAGGTCGAGATCGAGATCACCGTCACCGTCGCACGCAGCCAGGACGAAGCCGAGCGCATCAACCGCGGCGAGGACATCTCGACCCGGAACGAGGACCGCGACGCGGCCGCCGAGGCGATTGCCGCCGCAGGCGAGTTCTTCGATCCGGAAGCCGAGCACGAGGAGGTCGAGCCGGCGCCGGCCGCGGAAGAGAAGTAA
- a CDS encoding fatty acid desaturase family protein: protein MTALRMRARDFLTDDQLADVRQRVTWKGVALIAHAWTLIIGTIALVAWWPNPLAYVLAVAIIGSRQLGLAILMHDGAHGCLSADEKTNLTLSQWLCAYPLFAETRSYRRYHLQHHARTQQEDDPDLVLSAPFPITKLSYRRKFIRDITGQTGYQQRKAQLLNALGSKDWPWRRRLAHLWDKLGPQCIVNAVMFAALAATGAWWAYPLLWLVPLLTWMMVITRIRNIAEHAVVPDSSDPLRNTRTTHANFLERLFIAPYYVNYHLEHHLLFYVPCYNLPKVHRLLSASRHADRMEVQPGYAAVLRLATAKPDRDDRPGQLVNSARRAQAGAEVDANQTAGGF from the coding sequence ATGACCGCGCTTCGCATGCGTGCCCGCGATTTCCTGACCGACGACCAACTGGCCGATGTGCGCCAGCGTGTGACCTGGAAGGGCGTTGCACTGATCGCACACGCCTGGACGCTGATCATTGGCACGATTGCTTTGGTCGCGTGGTGGCCCAATCCGCTCGCCTATGTGCTCGCCGTCGCCATCATCGGTTCGCGCCAGCTCGGGCTTGCGATCCTGATGCATGACGGCGCGCACGGCTGTCTGTCCGCCGACGAGAAGACCAACCTGACCCTGAGCCAGTGGTTGTGCGCCTATCCGCTGTTTGCGGAGACGCGCAGCTACCGGCGTTACCACCTTCAGCACCATGCGCGCACGCAGCAGGAGGATGATCCCGATCTCGTGCTGTCGGCGCCGTTTCCGATCACGAAGCTGAGCTACCGCCGCAAGTTCATTCGCGACATCACCGGACAGACCGGCTACCAGCAGCGCAAGGCGCAATTGCTCAACGCGCTCGGCTCGAAGGACTGGCCGTGGCGCCGGCGCCTGGCGCATCTCTGGGACAAACTTGGCCCGCAATGCATCGTCAATGCCGTGATGTTCGCAGCGCTTGCGGCAACCGGCGCGTGGTGGGCCTACCCGCTGCTGTGGCTGGTGCCGCTCCTGACCTGGATGATGGTCATCACCCGCATCCGTAATATCGCTGAGCATGCCGTCGTGCCCGACAGCAGCGATCCCTTGCGCAACACCCGCACCACGCATGCCAATTTTCTCGAGCGCCTGTTCATCGCGCCCTACTACGTGAACTATCACCTCGAGCATCATCTGCTGTTCTATGTGCCCTGCTACAATCTGCCGAAGGTCCATCGGCTGCTGAGCGCGAGCCGGCATGCAGACCGCATGGAGGTGCAGCCGGGCTATGCAGCGGTGCTGCGGCTGGCAACGGCGAAGCCCGACCGGGATGACCGGCCAGGCCAGCTGGTGAACAGCGCGCGTCGCGCGCAGGCAGGGGCAGAGGTCGACGCCAACCAGACCGCCGGTGGGTTTTGA